TCCCAAACAAACTCTTACCAGCAGCAAACCCCAGGCAGGAGAAACAGCAGTGAAAGACAAACGGCTCGGCATAGCGGCTATCGGCTACGCCTTCATGGGGAAGGCCCATTCGAATGCGTGGCGGAACGTGGCCAGTTTCTTCGATGTCCCGGCCTTCGAGCAGAAAGTGCTCGTGGGCCGGGACGCCACCCAGGTAGCCGAGGCCGCAGCCAAGTACGGCTGGGCAGAGTCCGCCACCGACTGGCGCTCCGTAATTGAACGCGACGACATCGACATCGTGGACATCTGCGCCCCGGGGTGGATGCACGCCGAAATCGCCATCGCCGCGCTCGAAGCCGGCAAGCACGTGCTGGTGGAGAAGCCGCTGGCGAACACTCTGGGTGAGGCGGAGCTGATGACAGCGGCTGCTGCCAGGGCCCGCGCCAAGGGGGTGCAGTCGATGATCGGTTTCAACTACCGTCGCGTTCCTGCCCTGGCTCTGGCCCGGGAGCTCATTGCCGAGGGCCGGCTCGGCACTATCCGGCACGTGCGCGCCGCGTACTTGCAGGACTGGCTCTCCGACGCCGAGTCCCCGATGAGTTGGCGGCTCCGGAAGGAAACGGCCGGTTCCGGTGCCCTCGGCGACATCGCTTCCCACGCCATCGACCAAATCCAGTACCTGACCGGGCAGACCATCCTCGAGGCATCGGGGGTGCTGAAAACGTTCGTGTCTCAGCGGCCCGGTCCGGGCGGTTTAGAAAACGTCACTGTGGACGACGCGGTATGGGCAACGTTCTGGCTTACCGGTGACATGGGCGCCTCGGTCGAAGCATCCCGCGTCGCGACCGGCCAGAAGAACAGCCTTTCGATCGAGGTCTACGGCACCGCAGGTTCCCTGACGTTCGACCTGGAAAACCTGAACGAACTGAACTTCCTGGACGCGACCGCACCTGTCCGTGAGCAGGGTTTCCGCCGGATCCTGGTCAATGAACCCGAACACCCCTATATGGAAGCGTGGTGGCCGCAGGGTCACATCATCGGCTGGGAACACACCTTCACGCACCAGATCCGGGACTTCCTTTTGGCCGTCCAGACCAGGGAGGCGCCGTCACCGTCGTTCGAAGACGGGCTGCAGGTCCAACGTGTCCTGGATGCTGTGGAAGCCTCAGCCAAGAACAAAAGCATCATTACCGCCGTCGAGCACAAGTCACTCATCACTGAAGGAGCCTGACATGCCCCGCCCGTACACCCTGTTCACCGGCCAGTGGGCCGACCTCCCTTTCGAGGAAGTCGCGCGCCTAGCCTCGGGCTGGGGCTACGACGGCCTGGAAATCGCCGTCTCCGGAGACCACCTGGACGCCTGGCGCTGGGACGAACCCGGCTACATCGAGTCCAAACTCGCCGTCCTGGAAAAGTACAACCTGAAGGTCTGGGCCATCTCCAACCACCTCAAAGGCCAAGCCGTCTGCGATGACCCCATCGACTTCCGCCACGAAGCCATCGTCGGCTCCCGCGTGTGGGGCGACGGGGAGCCCGAAGGCGTCCGCCAACGCGCCGCCGAAGAAATGAAACACACCGCCCGCCTCGCCCGCGCCCTGGGTGTGGACACTGTGGTCGGGTTCACCGGCTCCTCCATCTGGCAGTACGTGGCCATGTTCCCGCCCGTCCCCGAAAAAGTCATCGACGCCGGCTACCAGGACTTCGCCGACCGGTGGAACCCCATCCTGGACGTCTTCGACGAATGCGGTGTCCGCTTCGCCCACGAAGT
This window of the Arthrobacter sp. StoSoilB5 genome carries:
- a CDS encoding Gfo/Idh/MocA family oxidoreductase, with protein sequence MGKAHSNAWRNVASFFDVPAFEQKVLVGRDATQVAEAAAKYGWAESATDWRSVIERDDIDIVDICAPGWMHAEIAIAALEAGKHVLVEKPLANTLGEAELMTAAAARARAKGVQSMIGFNYRRVPALALARELIAEGRLGTIRHVRAAYLQDWLSDAESPMSWRLRKETAGSGALGDIASHAIDQIQYLTGQTILEASGVLKTFVSQRPGPGGLENVTVDDAVWATFWLTGDMGASVEASRVATGQKNSLSIEVYGTAGSLTFDLENLNELNFLDATAPVREQGFRRILVNEPEHPYMEAWWPQGHIIGWEHTFTHQIRDFLLAVQTREAPSPSFEDGLQVQRVLDAVEASAKNKSIITAVEHKSLITEGA
- a CDS encoding sugar phosphate isomerase/epimerase family protein — translated: MPRPYTLFTGQWADLPFEEVARLASGWGYDGLEIAVSGDHLDAWRWDEPGYIESKLAVLEKYNLKVWAISNHLKGQAVCDDPIDFRHEAIVGSRVWGDGEPEGVRQRAAEEMKHTARLARALGVDTVVGFTGSSIWQYVAMFPPVPEKVIDAGYQDFADRWNPILDVFDECGVRFAHEVHPSEIAYDYWTTVRTLEAIGHRPAFGLNWDPSHFMWQGIDPVSFIWDFKDRIYHVDCKDTKLRPTGRNTVMGSHLPWGDPRRGWDFVSAGRGDVPWESSFRALTAIGYNGPISVEWEDAGMDRLHGAPEALAALKKFDFPASQTSFDAAFSSKD